A window from Purpureocillium takamizusanense chromosome 3, complete sequence encodes these proteins:
- a CDS encoding uncharacterized protein (COG:L~EggNog:ENOG503NWVK), producing the protein MSTFDGRVTEFPDIRIDYFRNHASAPPPLACFLSHVHSDHLAGLESLRSPFVYCSAGTKEILLRLERYPCRINYVKGILETRQQTYRHLSKVLKPLPLETSTVIELQHGHRIRATLFDANHCPGSVMFLIEGDGKAILYTGDVRCEPWFVNSLVRNPLILEYASGLKTLDKIYLDTSFTSNLPFQSKSEGISELLRKVAKYPAGTVFHFQAWTYGYEDVWLALSKALKSPIHVDDYKMRVYSSLRSRLSDKQSSVDVHFTASAASLVGHMCGNTAVPGCLTADNKVRLHSCERGNMCPSARDPAVVSIRPVVAHLPDGSDLVEAGVGGGGDDLKREVELNLLSQEDLGRLIELIAGSEALPAGERDVVMEAWKNISTTKSDMSLKLNIPTSHGEPASLESVVRALTRLSGQPSPRNVSKPPILDEQSKTIYFPYSRHSSYPELCHLVGEFGPKDVWPCTVDRKEWIADGISIASLFGKLCSESNFEHDNQMALWTRDDAALRESEPHETQELGHDDTQPRSGSSSVPDRPFVEAISSPVLQSTQHECSVPDRMVSLLHDSQCFRANQPCSPEEQFEDAISRQSNGVQCSQGSHASISQPQLVSHKRKHEDEVEGNDVDETLDSQWTQASWASVISASHSLIRREAHEQMLENADGGNWRTIALLSTDGNHTLEDEEL; encoded by the exons ATGTCGACATTTGACGGCCGCGTCACCGAATTTCCAGACATACGAA TCGATTACTTCCGCAACCACGCGAGCGCACCGCCTCCACTGGCCTGCTTCCTGAGCCACGTCCATAGTGACCACCTTGCCGGCCTGGAGAGCCTTCGGTCGCCCTT TGTGTATTGCTCGGCGGGTACGAAGGAGATTCTACTTCGTCTCGAGAGGTATCCCTGCCGGATCAACTACGTTAAAGGCATCCTTGAAACCCGACAGCAGACCTACAGACATCTCAGCAAGGTTCTG AAACCGTTGCCTTTAGAAACGTCCACCGTCATCGAGCTGCAGCATGGGCACCGCATACGGGCCACTCTCTTCGATGCGAACCACTGCCCAGGATCTGTCATGTTTC TAATTGAAGGGGATGGGAAGGCTATTCTATACACCGGCGACGTGCGATGCGAACCGTGGTTCGTCAATTCCCTCGTGAGGAATCCCCTCATTCTCGAATACGCCTCTGGCCTCAAAACTTTAGACAAGATTTACCTCGACACATCGTTCACCTCGAATTTACCATTCCAATCAAAGTCAGAAGGGATTTCAGAACTATTGCGAAAGGTTGCGAAATACCCGGCAGGTACGGTCTTCCACTTCCAAGCTTGGACATACGGCTACGAGGATGTCTGGCTTGCTCTGTCGAAAGCCCTCAAATCTCCG ATACACGTCGACGACTACAAAATGCGCGTGTATAGCTCCCTTAGATCCCGTCTCTCCGATAAGCAGTCCTCCGTCGACGTTCATTTCACTGCCTCAGCAGCGTCTCTGGTGGGGCACATGTGTGGCAACACGGCTGTCCCAGGTTGCCTCACCGCCGACAACAAAGTTCGTCTGCATAGTTGCGAACGGGGCAACATGTGTCCTTCTGCTAGGGATCCGGCAGTCGTCAGTATCCGCCCAGTGGTTGCCCATCTGCCGGACGGCAgcgacctcgtcgaagcTGGGGTCGGGGGCGGTGGAGACGATTTGAAGCGTGAGGTGGAATTGAACCTGTTATCTCAAGAGGATCTTGGTCGTCTCATTGAATT GATCGCGGGGTCCGAGGCACTCCCCGCAGGGGAACGGGACGTCGTCATGGAGGCCTGGAAAAACATCTCCACGACCAAGAGTGACATGTCTCTCAAGCTCAATATCCCCACAAGCCATGGCGAGCCCGCAAGCCTAGAGTCTGTCGTTCGAGCTCTCACTCGACTGTCGGGGCAACCCTCGCCTCGGAATGTCTCCAAACCCCCAATATTGGATGAACAATCGAAGACGATCTATTTTCCGTACTCTAGGCACTCGTCATACCCAGAACTGTGCCATTTGGTCGGGGAATTTGGACCGAAAGACGTGTGGCCTTGCACGGTAGACCGAAAAGAATGGATTGCCGACG GGATATCAATTGCGTCCTTGTTCGGTAAGTTATGCTCTGAAAGCAACTTCGAGCATGACAATCAGATGGCGCTTTGGACGCGTGACGATGCTGCGTTGAGGGAGTCAGAGCCACACGAGACTCAAGAGCTGGGCCATGATGACACCCAGCCACGCTCAGGATCATCGTCAGTCCCTGACAGACCGTTTGTTGAGGCCATATCTAGCCCCGTTCTTCAATCGACACAGCACGAATGCTCGGTGCCAGATCGAATGGTCAGCTTGTTGCACGATTCACAATGCTTCAGAGCCAATCAGCCCTGCAGCCCCGAAGAACAGTTCGAGGACGCCATATCTCGCCAGAGCAACGGCGTACAATGCTCACAAGGCTCTCACGCCTCGATTTCCCAACCGCAGCTGGTATCGCACAAACGCAAGCACGAGGATGAGGTTGAGGGCAATGATGTCGACGAGACTCTAGACTCTCAGTGGACACAGGCCTCTTGGGCATCTGTCATATCCGCTAGCCACTCGCTCATTCGGCGTGAAGCACACGAACAAATGCTCGAGAATGCCGATGGAGGAAACTGGAGAACAATCGCGCTGCTTTCAACAGATGGTAATCACAccctcgaggatgaggaacTCTAG
- a CDS encoding uncharacterized protein (COG:Q~EggNog:ENOG503NWAV~TransMembrane:1 (o15-34i)), with amino-acid sequence MEQPDTALSADEAHEGILYGKYNFLDPRVAHESFGTRVIYKHLSRNLATLVPEIDDEVGFAVDFALREVTDEWTTINLWDMWLDIVPRVTNRMLAGREACRDDLFLNSMISYADDVVRSCILLRMFPKALHPIFGRLLTLPNWMHWWRAHRRLLPTIQQRLQDMQRQAEGAAELKNWVPPDDFISWYIRLALSEQRMEELDPTVISKHLLPLEFASIHTTVLTGHSWLLDLLTTAPEDRILEVLRNELQSHKPPVGGPWTKSALLSLVRVDSSIRESQRLSNFHATLVERVVISPDGIRHPGFDWTLPKGIFVTVNLEGTHHDEDIYPHARTYDPLRFSRIREAWEKKPEEERRAAVDEGRKVMGLGMVTTSDQHFAFGLGRHACPGRFFVAHELKLVMAHLLLKYDVEMLSERPKPQWVGSQALPPLKAQIRVRRRRSCETA; translated from the coding sequence ATGGAGCAGCCAGATACAGCCCTATCGGCCGACGAAGCACACGAGGGCATATTGTACGGCAAATACAACTTTCTCGACCCCAGAGTGGCCCACGAATCGTTTGGGACCCGCGTCATCTATAAACACCTGTCCCGCAACCTTGCGACGTTGGTGCCCGAAATTGACGATGAAGTCGGCTTTGCCGTGGACTTTGCTCTCCGCGAGGTCACGGACGAGTGGACAACTATCAATTTGTGGGACATGTGGCTAGATATCGTCCCGCGAGTAACGAACAGGATGCttgccggccgcgaggcTTGCCGGGATGATCTATTTCTGAATAGTATGATTAGCTACGCTGACGACGTCGTTCGCAGCTGCATCCTGCTTCGCATGTTCCCAAAGGCACTGCATCCCATCTTTGGCCGCCTTTTGACTCTGCCAAATTGGATGCACTGGTGGCGGGCGCACAGACGACTTTTGCCGACGATACAGCAGCGACTCCAAGATATGCAGCGGCAAGCTGAAGGAGCAGCAGAGCTTAAAAATTGGGTGCCGCCAGACGACTTCATCAGCTGGTACATCCGTCTTGCTCTATCCGAGCAAAGGATGGAAGAACTCGACCCGACCGTCATTTCGAAGCACCTCCTGCCACTCGAGTTCGCGTCAATACACACAACTGTGCTTACGGGCCACTCCTGGTTGCTTGATCTCCTCACAACCGCCCCAGAGGACCGAATCCTCGAAGTTCTCCGCAACGAACTGCAATCGCACAAACCACCCGTCGGCGGGCCATGGACAAAGTCCGCACTCCTCTCTCTCGTTCGCGTCGACTCCTCCATCCGTGAATCCCAGCGGCTGAGCAACTTCCATGCCAcgctcgtcgagcgcgtcgtcatTTCCCCGGACGGCATTCGCCACCCGGGCTTCGACTGGACCCTGCCCAAGGGCATCTTCGTCACGGTCAACCTCGAAGGCACGCACCATGATGAGGATATATACCCACACGCGCGGACGTACGACCCGCTACGCTTCTCCCGCATCAGGGAGGCGTGGGAGAAgaagcccgaggaggagcgcagggccgccgtcgacgagggtAGGAAGGTCATGGGGCTCGGCATGGTGACGACAAGCGACCAGCACTTTGCGTTTGGACTAGGCAGGCATGCCTGCCCGGGCAGATTCTTCGTTGCGCACGAGCTCAAGCTCGTCATGGCGCACCTACTACTCAAGTACGACGTCGAAATGCTGAGCGAACGGCCCAAGCCCCAGTGGGTTGGATCGCAGGCCCTGCCCCCGCTCAAGGCGCAGATACGAGTGCGCAGGCGACGTTCGTGCGAAACGGCTTGA
- a CDS encoding uncharacterized protein (COG:L~EggNog:ENOG503NWVK) — protein MFLIEGDGKAILYTGDVRCEPWFVNSLVRNPLILEYASGLKTLDKIYLDTSFTSNLPFQSKSEGISELLRKVAKYPAGTVFHFQAWTYGYEDVWLALSKALKSPIHVDDYKMRVYSSLRSRLSDKQSSVDVHFTASAASLVGHMCGNTAVPGCLTADNKVRLHSCERGNMCPSARDPAVVSIRPVVAHLPDGSDLVEAGVGGGGDDLKREVELNLLSQEDLGRLIELIAGSEALPAGERDVVMEAWKNISTTKSDMSLKLNIPTSHGEPASLESVVRALTRLSGQPSPRNVSKPPILDEQSKTIYFPYSRHSSYPELCHLVGEFGPKDVWPCTVDRKEWIADGISIASLFGKLCSESNFEHDNQMALWTRDDAALRESEPHETQELGHDDTQPRSGSSSVPDRPFVEAISSPVLQSTQHECSVPDRMVSLLHDSQCFRANQPCSPEEQFEDAISRQSNGVQCSQGSHASISQPQLVSHKRKHEDEVEGNDVDETLDSQWTQASWASVISASHSLIRREAHEQMLENADGGNWRTIALLSTDGNHTLEDEEL, from the exons ATGTTTC TAATTGAAGGGGATGGGAAGGCTATTCTATACACCGGCGACGTGCGATGCGAACCGTGGTTCGTCAATTCCCTCGTGAGGAATCCCCTCATTCTCGAATACGCCTCTGGCCTCAAAACTTTAGACAAGATTTACCTCGACACATCGTTCACCTCGAATTTACCATTCCAATCAAAGTCAGAAGGGATTTCAGAACTATTGCGAAAGGTTGCGAAATACCCGGCAGGTACGGTCTTCCACTTCCAAGCTTGGACATACGGCTACGAGGATGTCTGGCTTGCTCTGTCGAAAGCCCTCAAATCTCCG ATACACGTCGACGACTACAAAATGCGCGTGTATAGCTCCCTTAGATCCCGTCTCTCCGATAAGCAGTCCTCCGTCGACGTTCATTTCACTGCCTCAGCAGCGTCTCTGGTGGGGCACATGTGTGGCAACACGGCTGTCCCAGGTTGCCTCACCGCCGACAACAAAGTTCGTCTGCATAGTTGCGAACGGGGCAACATGTGTCCTTCTGCTAGGGATCCGGCAGTCGTCAGTATCCGCCCAGTGGTTGCCCATCTGCCGGACGGCAgcgacctcgtcgaagcTGGGGTCGGGGGCGGTGGAGACGATTTGAAGCGTGAGGTGGAATTGAACCTGTTATCTCAAGAGGATCTTGGTCGTCTCATTGAATT GATCGCGGGGTCCGAGGCACTCCCCGCAGGGGAACGGGACGTCGTCATGGAGGCCTGGAAAAACATCTCCACGACCAAGAGTGACATGTCTCTCAAGCTCAATATCCCCACAAGCCATGGCGAGCCCGCAAGCCTAGAGTCTGTCGTTCGAGCTCTCACTCGACTGTCGGGGCAACCCTCGCCTCGGAATGTCTCCAAACCCCCAATATTGGATGAACAATCGAAGACGATCTATTTTCCGTACTCTAGGCACTCGTCATACCCAGAACTGTGCCATTTGGTCGGGGAATTTGGACCGAAAGACGTGTGGCCTTGCACGGTAGACCGAAAAGAATGGATTGCCGACG GGATATCAATTGCGTCCTTGTTCGGTAAGTTATGCTCTGAAAGCAACTTCGAGCATGACAATCAGATGGCGCTTTGGACGCGTGACGATGCTGCGTTGAGGGAGTCAGAGCCACACGAGACTCAAGAGCTGGGCCATGATGACACCCAGCCACGCTCAGGATCATCGTCAGTCCCTGACAGACCGTTTGTTGAGGCCATATCTAGCCCCGTTCTTCAATCGACACAGCACGAATGCTCGGTGCCAGATCGAATGGTCAGCTTGTTGCACGATTCACAATGCTTCAGAGCCAATCAGCCCTGCAGCCCCGAAGAACAGTTCGAGGACGCCATATCTCGCCAGAGCAACGGCGTACAATGCTCACAAGGCTCTCACGCCTCGATTTCCCAACCGCAGCTGGTATCGCACAAACGCAAGCACGAGGATGAGGTTGAGGGCAATGATGTCGACGAGACTCTAGACTCTCAGTGGACACAGGCCTCTTGGGCATCTGTCATATCCGCTAGCCACTCGCTCATTCGGCGTGAAGCACACGAACAAATGCTCGAGAATGCCGATGGAGGAAACTGGAGAACAATCGCGCTGCTTTCAACAGATGGTAATCACAccctcgaggatgaggaacTCTAG
- a CDS encoding uncharacterized protein (EggNog:ENOG503Q461~COG:Q) — MALPGMLDVVTLERVFGYSLLFVVIGFVLDYAALPQHPKTIPAFGHGQSLWENLRNSVAYFTRYRSWITDGYLKYGKEGLPFVVPASISRASDVVLPRSLVSWFMEQPDTALSADEAHEGILYGKYNFLDPRVAHESFGTRVIYKHLSRNLATLVPEIDDEVGFAVDFALREVTDEWTTINLWDMWLDIVPRVTNRMLAGREACRDDLFLNSMISYADDVVRSCILLRMFPKALHPIFGRLLTLPNWMHWWRAHRRLLPTIQQRLQDMQRQAEGAAELKNWVPPDDFISWYIRLALSEQRMEELDPTVISKHLLPLEFASIHTTVLTGHSWLLDLLTTAPEDRILEVLRNELQSHKPPVGGPWTKSALLSLVRVDSSIRESQRLSNFHATLVERVVISPDGIRHPGFDWTLPKGIFVTVNLEGTHHDEDIYPHARTYDPLRFSRIREAWEKKPEEERRAAVDEGRKVMGLGMVTTSDQHFAFGLGRHACPGRFFVAHELKLVMAHLLLKYDVEMLSERPKPQWVGSQALPPLKAQIRVRRRRSCETA, encoded by the exons ATGGCGCTTCCAGGCATGCTGGATGTTGTGACTCTGGAGCGAGTCTTTGGCTATTCGTTGTTGTTTGTCGTGATCGGGTTCGTGCTGGATTACGCAGCGCTGCCGCAACATCCGAAGACTATCCCGGCGTTTGGCCATGGTCAGTCATTGTGGGAGAATCTGCGCAATAGCGTAGCATACTTTACAAGATACCGATCATGGATCACTGATGGGTATCTGAAG TATGGCAAAGAAGGGCTCCCCTTTGTGGTGCCCGCGTCGATATCACGCGCATCCGACGTTGTGCTGCCGCGCTCTCTGGTATCCTGGTTTATGGAGCAGCCAGATACAGCCCTATCGGCCGACGAAGCACACGAGGGCATATTGTACGGCAAATACAACTTTCTCGACCCCAGAGTGGCCCACGAATCGTTTGGGACCCGCGTCATCTATAAACACCTGTCCCGCAACCTTGCGACGTTGGTGCCCGAAATTGACGATGAAGTCGGCTTTGCCGTGGACTTTGCTCTCCGCGAGGTCACGGACGAGTGGACAACTATCAATTTGTGGGACATGTGGCTAGATATCGTCCCGCGAGTAACGAACAGGATGCttgccggccgcgaggcTTGCCGGGATGATCTATTTCTGAATAGTATGATTAGCTACGCTGACGACGTCGTTCGCAGCTGCATCCTGCTTCGCATGTTCCCAAAGGCACTGCATCCCATCTTTGGCCGCCTTTTGACTCTGCCAAATTGGATGCACTGGTGGCGGGCGCACAGACGACTTTTGCCGACGATACAGCAGCGACTCCAAGATATGCAGCGGCAAGCTGAAGGAGCAGCAGAGCTTAAAAATTGGGTGCCGCCAGACGACTTCATCAGCTGGTACATCCGTCTTGCTCTATCCGAGCAAAGGATGGAAGAACTCGACCCGACCGTCATTTCGAAGCACCTCCTGCCACTCGAGTTCGCGTCAATACACACAACTGTGCTTACGGGCCACTCCTGGTTGCTTGATCTCCTCACAACCGCCCCAGAGGACCGAATCCTCGAAGTTCTCCGCAACGAACTGCAATCGCACAAACCACCCGTCGGCGGGCCATGGACAAAGTCCGCACTCCTCTCTCTCGTTCGCGTCGACTCCTCCATCCGTGAATCCCAGCGGCTGAGCAACTTCCATGCCAcgctcgtcgagcgcgtcgtcatTTCCCCGGACGGCATTCGCCACCCGGGCTTCGACTGGACCCTGCCCAAGGGCATCTTCGTCACGGTCAACCTCGAAGGCACGCACCATGATGAGGATATATACCCACACGCGCGGACGTACGACCCGCTACGCTTCTCCCGCATCAGGGAGGCGTGGGAGAAgaagcccgaggaggagcgcagggccgccgtcgacgagggtAGGAAGGTCATGGGGCTCGGCATGGTGACGACAAGCGACCAGCACTTTGCGTTTGGACTAGGCAGGCATGCCTGCCCGGGCAGATTCTTCGTTGCGCACGAGCTCAAGCTCGTCATGGCGCACCTACTACTCAAGTACGACGTCGAAATGCTGAGCGAACGGCCCAAGCCCCAGTGGGTTGGATCGCAGGCCCTGCCCCCGCTCAAGGCGCAGATACGAGTGCGCAGGCGACGTTCGTGCGAAACGGCTTGA
- a CDS encoding uncharacterized protein (EggNog:ENOG503NVMF~COG:Q), with translation MPMAVAPVSAPAELEAPTSKRADADLSVAALPDKLPSTLDTEALNTASKVLHVIDRYRLRKAPGAPVRADEGALKFLAVIYSHVRASEPVPMCLPAFPFKSPNSTSKVLGKLPDRAEELALAHLNGLCLAIGDIYPPGARLTIISDGLVYNDLLGVPDRDVWAYGEALRTLALERGFTNIQFSRLRDLVSIPLPEQLDEMTYVANASNFRRALLNTFSRPDWDWKVVSQSEDVCLTYRGYIKFLETDLQDVYPLRDDRTKSKYKRGIEYIAKEMMCRGDAFASAVRQKYRDHVRLSIHPSTGAAKLSISLLPTTTMFTTPWHCTVAVKADGSIVSGMRSEFANNEDMELVHENGRPSYFRERSELFQWGEDKGGITCEPIYPSGWLIKPAKGPGAMKIGDIDAGKVRALSEINSPVVMRGFFDKPNEDVFIEKSRDFGEPLPWKFGLLLKVKDHGADTRGLNNVLSAEWMPFHYDGLFKTMKKTKDDGKESLVSVPPRFQFFAGATASPRTTGFTLFSSSTQVFKHLPEGYTVESLKGKTWSVSTSSFDQTVLKGLPLIESHPTTGKPCLRYHEPWPQSKTKFDATTVTIEGCNEAESAAICEAIDSALHDRRVAYYHIWEKGDLVVSDNILMMHTRSDFNAGSDRELWRIHFD, from the exons ATGCCGATGGCGGTAGCACCAGTTTCTGCTCcggcggagctggaggccCCGACCTCTAAGCGAGCAGATGCCGATCTCAGTGTGGCGGCCCTCCCGGATAAACTACCTTCCACGCTGGACACGGAGGCCCTCAACACCGCATCAAAAGTCTTGCATGTCATTGACAGGTATCGCCTGAGGAAAGCCCCTGGAGCGCCGGttcgcgccgacgagggggCGCTCAAGTTCCTTGCTGTCATCTATAGCCATGTACGAGCCAGCGAGCCGGTTCCCATGTGTCTTCCCGCCTTTCCCTTCAAGTCCCCGAATTCGACCTCCAAGGTGCTCGGGAAATTGCCTGATCGCGCTGAAGAACTGGCCTTGGCTCACCTGAATGGACTGTGCTTGGCCATTGGCGATATATATCCGCCTGGCGCAAGACTTACAATCATCTCCGACGGCCTTGTGTACAACG ACCTTCTCGGTGTTCCTGATAGAGATGTATGGGCGTACGGAGAGGCACTCAGGACCCTGGCCCTCGAGAGGGGCTTCACAAACATCCAGTTCTCCCGACTTCGCGATCTTGTGTCCATCCCTCTccccgagcagctcgacgaaaTGACATACGTCGCCAACGCATCCAATTTCCGCAGAGCGCTCCTCAACACTTTCAGCCGACCGGACTGGGACTGGAAGGTCGTCAGCCAGAGCGAAGATGTTTGCCTAACGTATCGAGGCTACATCAAATTCCTCGAAACAGACCTACAGGATGTCTATCCTCTCCGGGATGATCGCACCAAGAGCAAGTACAAGCGGGGGATTGAGTACATTGCCAAAGAGATGATGTGTCGAGGAGAT GCGTTTGCGAGTGCCGTGCGCCAGAAGTATCGGGATCACGTACGCCTGTCGATTCACCCTTCCACCGGCGCAGCCAAGCTTTCCATCAGTCTCCTTCCCACGACGACCATGTTTACGACTCCGTGGCACTGCACCGTTGCTGTCAAGGCCGATGGGTCAATTGTCTCCGGCATGCGATCAGAGTTTGCGAATaacgaggacatggagctTGTCCATGAGAATGGACGACCTTCCTACTTCCGTGAAAGATCAGAACTCTTTCAATGGGGAGAAGACAAGGGCGGGATCACCTGCGAGCCAATCTACCCGAGCGGGTGGCTTATAAAACCTGCCAAGGGCCCGGGCGCCATGAAAATCGGCGATATCGACGCGGGCAAAGTGCGAGCACTATCCGAGATCAATTCGCCTGTCGTCATGAGAGGTTTCTTCGACAAACCCAACGAGGATGTTTTCATTGAAAAGTCGCGGGATTTCGGAGAGCCACTTCCGTGGAAGTTCGGTCTGCTGCTAAAGGTCAAGGACCATGGCGCCGACACTCGGGGCCTTAACAACGTCTTGTCGGCTGAGTGGATGCCTTTCCATTACGACGGCCTGTTCaagacgatgaagaagacTAAGGACGATGGGAAGGAGTCCCTTGTTTCTGTTCCCCCTCG ATTCCAGttcttcgccggcgccacaGCATCTCCACGAACCACCGGCTTCACATTATTCTCATCTTCCACACAGGTTTTTAAGCATCTCCCGGAAGGCTATACTGTCGAGAGCCTGAAGGGCAAGACCTGGTCGGTCTCGACATCCTCGTTCGACCAGACCGTATTGAAGGGCCTTCCCCTCATCGAGTCACATCCGACTACCGGAAAGCCTTGTTTGCGATATCACGAACCGTGGCCGCAGAGCAAGACCAAGTTCGATGCCACGACCGTAACGATTGAAGGGTGCAATGAGGCCGAGAGTGCCGCCATCTGCGAAGCCATCGACTCGGCGCTGCATGACCGACGGGTTGCCTACTACCACATTTGGGAAAAGGGCGATCTCGTTGTCAGTGACAATATTCTCATGATGCATACTCGGAGCGACTTCAACGCTGGCAGCGACCGAGAGCTGTGGCGTATTCACTTTGACTGA